From the Acetobacter aceti genome, one window contains:
- the ilvN gene encoding acetolactate synthase small subunit has product MPTAAFSPDGLSAGGDIITRAVISVLVDNESGVLARVVGLFSGRGYNIESLTVAPVEGGGTRSRINIVTSGTPEIIEQIRAQLDRQVPVCRVANLTTLGPHIAREMVLVKVVSTGEARTEALRIAEAFRARAVDTTASSFVFELTGASDKLDSFIELMRPIGLAEVSRTGVAALTRGCRTL; this is encoded by the coding sequence ATGCCGACAGCCGCCTTCTCTCCCGACGGCCTTTCAGCCGGTGGTGACATCATCACCCGCGCCGTCATCTCCGTGCTGGTGGACAATGAAAGCGGCGTTCTCGCCCGCGTCGTCGGCCTGTTCTCGGGACGCGGCTACAACATCGAGAGCCTGACCGTGGCTCCCGTCGAAGGTGGTGGCACCCGTTCGCGCATCAACATCGTAACCTCAGGCACGCCCGAGATCATCGAACAGATCCGCGCCCAGCTCGACCGGCAGGTTCCGGTCTGCCGAGTTGCCAACCTGACAACGCTTGGTCCACATATCGCCCGCGAGATGGTGCTTGTAAAAGTCGTCTCCACTGGCGAGGCCCGCACAGAGGCGCTCCGCATTGCGGAAGCCTTCCGCGCCCGCGCCGTGGACACGACCGCAAGCTCCTTTGTGTTCGAGCTGACGGGGGCAAGCGACAAGCTGGACAGTTTCATCGAACTGATGCGGCCAATCGGGCTCGCTGAAGTTTCCCGTACCGGCGTCGCCGCGCTCACCCGCGGCTGCCGGACGCTCTGA
- the ilvC gene encoding ketol-acid reductoisomerase: protein MRVYYDRDADVNLIKNKKVAIIGYGSQGHAHANNLKDSGVKEIAIGLRPTSSAVAKAEGAGFKVMTPEEAAKWADVVMVLTPDEGQGALYKESLEKNLKQGAALAFAHGLSIHFRLIEARPDLDVFLIAPKGPGHTVRSEYQRGGGVPSLVAVAQNASGNALEIALSYASANGGGRAGIIETTFKEEVETDLFGEQAVLCGGLVELIRAGFETLVEGGYAPEMAYFECLHEMKLIVDLIYEGGIANMNYSISNTAEYGEYVTGPRIVTPETKAEMKRVLTDIQDGTFVRNFILENQSGNVGFKAIRARNDAHPIEATGEKLRAMMPWIAKSKLVDKTKN from the coding sequence ATGCGCGTCTATTACGATCGCGATGCCGACGTTAACCTGATCAAGAACAAGAAGGTCGCGATCATCGGTTACGGCAGCCAGGGCCACGCCCACGCCAACAACCTGAAAGACAGCGGCGTCAAGGAAATCGCCATCGGCCTGCGTCCGACGTCCTCCGCCGTCGCCAAGGCGGAAGGCGCCGGCTTCAAGGTGATGACGCCTGAGGAAGCCGCCAAGTGGGCCGATGTCGTCATGGTTCTGACACCGGACGAAGGTCAGGGCGCGCTCTACAAGGAGTCCCTTGAGAAGAACCTGAAGCAGGGCGCTGCTCTTGCGTTCGCTCACGGTCTGTCCATCCATTTCCGTCTGATCGAAGCCCGTCCTGACCTCGACGTGTTCCTGATCGCACCGAAGGGCCCCGGCCACACGGTTCGTTCCGAATATCAGCGTGGCGGCGGCGTTCCGTCCCTCGTCGCCGTGGCGCAGAACGCTTCCGGCAACGCTCTGGAGATTGCTCTCTCCTACGCTTCCGCCAACGGCGGTGGCCGTGCAGGCATCATCGAGACGACCTTCAAGGAAGAAGTCGAGACCGATCTGTTCGGTGAGCAGGCTGTTCTCTGCGGTGGCCTTGTCGAGCTGATCCGCGCCGGCTTCGAGACGCTGGTCGAGGGCGGTTACGCTCCCGAGATGGCTTACTTCGAGTGCCTTCACGAGATGAAGCTGATCGTTGACCTCATCTATGAGGGCGGCATCGCGAACATGAACTACTCCATCTCCAACACGGCTGAATACGGCGAATACGTCACCGGCCCGCGCATCGTCACACCTGAGACGAAGGCGGAGATGAAGCGCGTTCTGACCGACATTCAGGACGGCACGTTCGTGCGCAACTTCATCCTTGAGAACCAGTCGGGCAACGTCGGCTTCAAGGCCATCCGCGCCCGCAACGACGCCCACCCGATCGAGGCCACCGGCGAGAAGCTGCGCGCCATGATGCCGTGGATCGCGAAGTCCAAGCTGGTCGACAAGACGAAGAACTGA
- a CDS encoding PAAR domain-containing protein: protein MTADELAVNAVAGGYFGSKAEEIGERAGSGMMSATGTIVEGSANVSINGKRAAFVTRKVVCSKTGHQPGDMIAEPVKRDRIYMPVFAQMYTAYGELQ, encoded by the coding sequence GTGACGGCCGATGAGCTTGCGGTCAATGCGGTCGCGGGCGGATATTTTGGGTCGAAAGCAGAGGAGATCGGCGAGCGCGCGGGTTCCGGCATGATGTCGGCGACCGGAACCATTGTCGAGGGGTCGGCGAACGTTTCCATCAACGGCAAACGCGCGGCTTTTGTGACGCGGAAAGTCGTGTGCTCGAAGACGGGGCATCAGCCCGGCGACATGATCGCCGAGCCGGTCAAGAGAGACAGGATATACATGCCTGTATTTGCCCAGATGTATACCGCTTATGGAGAACTCCAATAG
- a CDS encoding PAAR domain-containing protein: MPAAARLGDPIGHSKAMTGFLAGAAVGFAATVGVAVVAGAVASAVAAEVVSGGLATPLVAGVLVTAGELAVNVVAGGYLASKAEEIGERAGSGMTSATGTIVEGSSNVSINGKPAAFVTRKVVCSKTGHQPGDMIAEGASTVFINGKPAARVGDRIVCGGVVISGSSNVFIGSPKKQVLKVNPEVPDRVRTAVFIASLLPAGGGLLRAVRPALQAVAEKGLTGSLKAGGKVLGEAMERRSLGPKGENFYKTKYLKEKYAEDLKETRTFKTNGVSEKDAVDYLGTDEGKAYIKKLQEADPTSKFNRIERRAIDQIRSGSSLPSSSQTSSSMIKIVPEGNSVSPHSPFFMTEEGLQEAQASGKTLSNHFGLPVISESDVYDIYRTTPNGEVTVYTSRVAPTSELGGLVTRDGGAGQTLILNRGEWSEPVKIGRITNKGVME; this comes from the coding sequence ATGCCCGCCGCCGCCCGTCTCGGTGATCCGATCGGTCACAGCAAGGCGATGACCGGTTTCCTCGCGGGCGCGGCTGTCGGCTTTGCGGCGACTGTCGGCGTCGCGGTCGTTGCGGGAGCCGTTGCCTCGGCAGTGGCCGCCGAAGTCGTTTCCGGCGGTCTGGCGACGCCTCTTGTGGCGGGCGTTCTGGTGACGGCCGGGGAGCTTGCGGTCAACGTGGTCGCGGGCGGATATCTTGCGTCGAAAGCAGAGGAGATCGGCGAACGCGCGGGTTCCGGCATGACATCGGCGACCGGGACGATTGTCGAGGGGTCGTCGAACGTTTCCATCAACGGCAAACCCGCGGCTTTTGTGACGCGGAAAGTCGTGTGCTCGAAAACGGGGCATCAGCCCGGCGACATGATCGCCGAAGGCGCGTCGACGGTGTTCATCAACGGGAAGCCTGCCGCGCGCGTGGGCGACAGGATCGTCTGCGGCGGGGTGGTGATTTCGGGTTCGTCGAATGTTTTTATCGGCTCTCCGAAGAAGCAGGTTCTGAAGGTGAATCCGGAGGTTCCTGATCGGGTGCGGACCGCTGTTTTCATCGCCTCCCTGCTTCCGGCGGGAGGCGGGCTGCTGCGGGCGGTGCGGCCAGCGCTGCAGGCTGTCGCGGAAAAGGGACTGACGGGGAGCCTGAAGGCCGGAGGCAAGGTGCTCGGCGAGGCGATGGAGCGGAGAAGCCTCGGGCCGAAGGGAGAGAATTTCTACAAAACGAAGTATCTGAAAGAGAAATATGCTGAAGACTTAAAGGAAACCCGGACATTCAAGACAAACGGGGTTAGTGAAAAAGATGCTGTGGATTACTTGGGTACAGATGAGGGAAAAGCATATATAAAAAAATTACAAGAGGCCGACCCAACGTCAAAATTCAATAGGATTGAACGAAGAGCTATTGATCAGATTCGATCCGGATCATCCTTACCGTCATCCAGTCAGACGTCGTCTTCTATGATAAAGATAGTTCCTGAAGGGAACAGCGTTTCTCCACATTCTCCATTTTTCATGACGGAAGAAGGACTGCAGGAGGCTCAGGCATCAGGAAAAACCCTGTCCAATCACTTTGGCTTGCCTGTGATCAGCGAGTCCGATGTCTATGACATATACAGAACGACACCGAACGGTGAAGTAACTGTCTATACCAGCCGGGTCGCTCCCACGTCAGAACTTGGAGGACTGGTGACTCGGGATGGAGGAGCCGGGCAGACGCTGATTCTGAACCGGGGTGAGTGGAGCGAGCCCGTCAAGATAGGCAGGATAACCAACAAGGGAGTGATGGAGTGA
- a CDS encoding DcrB-related protein has protein sequence MTSVANDDSSSTFLFNEGSLPADVPGTWEDQTLNVLRIRGDEEKAASLVISRDILPVGVSIPDYLESELTRLKDNLPDFELKARLPVDWADGSGEALLTRWTSEEGSMDQITTCRSAGDRRILIFTATHATPMPSGTYRTLMSIISGFRPRSPARTTN, from the coding sequence ATGACATCGGTAGCAAACGACGACTCCTCTTCGACCTTCCTGTTTAACGAAGGCTCCCTGCCCGCCGATGTTCCCGGAACATGGGAGGACCAGACGCTCAATGTCCTGCGGATCAGAGGGGATGAGGAGAAAGCGGCGAGCCTGGTGATTTCAAGGGATATCCTTCCGGTCGGCGTCAGCATCCCGGACTATCTGGAAAGCGAACTGACGCGTCTGAAAGACAATCTTCCGGATTTCGAGCTGAAAGCCCGCCTGCCGGTGGACTGGGCAGACGGTTCCGGCGAGGCGCTTCTGACCCGCTGGACGTCCGAGGAAGGCAGCATGGACCAGATCACCACCTGCCGTTCCGCTGGAGACCGGCGCATTCTGATTTTCACAGCCACTCACGCCACGCCGATGCCGAGCGGAACCTACCGAACGCTGATGAGCATCATCAGTGGTTTCCGCCCCCGTTCCCCTGCCCGGACCACGAACTGA
- a CDS encoding rhamnan synthesis F family protein has protein sequence MTSTVPDDRISTLHSLISRSGLFDAAWYASRLPPCERDTDDLIRHFLTEGTRRQLDPGPLFSTSCYLKHCWHLRPGTDNALEHYLTDGIEEGRSVEGAHDRLLHNDQQDTVPTRLSAFPSPCPRIAVAVHVFYPDVLEHSILPRLKYFGCPYSLLITTDSEEKSDHIGTLIADHLPDVQCFIRVAPNRGRNFGPLLSCWRNALLEHDLFLHLHTKKSLYTGTEQKEWRDTLLDTLLPTQQGVAGILRRFMEDEALGVLQPAPGPAVPWWAWTWLTSKAAARPLLKRLNITPPDGYFDYPAGGMFWARSGALAPLLELPWSSEDFPEESGQTDGTTAHAIERCIGLVARSTGHRLDEYDRSAGLVRVGYGRRNLDLYERLTPKDLGAAIHAATTVSFDLFDTLLTRIALTPDTIHHAVADRLVRTFPELAPSGEEFLSLRKQAEHAAREALFGTDDVTLNDIYTALATLTGWPDEALTLARSEEVRIDQNVLRPRPVVVEALRLARAEGKRTLIVSDTYLTRAELDPVLERTGILPLIDGIYLSSECLARKDRGDMWDLLRATEQTDTLLHVGDNEQADIQRTADLRIRHHHVLSGLNMLRLSPLAPHVFDCLASPPDTARRHAEQRRLAGDILLGPLVSELFASPFLEPGTPGSHAASLTTPITLTSPETVGRVLLGPLLATFLARLALHPALAGLEHLHFLSREGHFLCRLYTLLRTRWLPHLPEGTVFPISRRVAISASQAARFDPESLFHAGDGYRGSMADLLAARLGVIVPATDPLHDMIVALPEDRATTRNLTLLLRETILQQARTTRDELQAWAASKGIQVGTEIRRGVVDIGYGGTIQRHLQTALDVSFTGFYMAAEPGTRRAEKTGGLAFGLLASGERAVAFRHEASIFLEAILTAPHGQVTGYDTSVIPLRPRFAPGGLSQQNFPMLERIIDGAEAYLTDLLDSYGPSVLQALQHGEAAALAPLSALQSGAIRLSPEISGALFTEDVFCGRGEIPAINEDFPGNAEKISEK, from the coding sequence ATGACCAGCACCGTCCCGGATGACAGGATCAGCACCCTCCACAGCCTCATCTCCCGATCCGGCCTGTTCGATGCGGCATGGTACGCCAGCCGCCTGCCTCCCTGCGAACGGGATACCGATGATCTCATCCGGCATTTTCTGACCGAAGGCACACGACGCCAGCTCGATCCCGGACCGCTCTTCAGCACTTCATGCTATCTGAAGCATTGCTGGCACCTCCGGCCCGGCACGGATAACGCGCTGGAGCATTACCTTACAGATGGCATCGAAGAAGGACGGAGCGTTGAAGGCGCGCACGACCGCCTGCTGCACAATGATCAACAGGATACCGTCCCCACACGCCTGAGCGCCTTTCCGTCTCCCTGCCCCCGCATTGCCGTCGCTGTCCACGTTTTCTACCCTGACGTGCTGGAACACAGCATCCTGCCTCGCCTGAAATATTTCGGTTGCCCGTACTCCCTGCTGATCACCACCGACAGCGAGGAGAAATCCGACCATATCGGGACGCTGATTGCGGACCATCTGCCGGATGTCCAATGCTTCATCCGCGTCGCCCCGAACCGGGGACGCAATTTCGGTCCTCTCCTGTCCTGCTGGCGGAATGCGCTCCTCGAACACGACCTGTTCCTGCATCTCCATACCAAAAAGTCGCTCTATACCGGCACCGAACAGAAGGAGTGGCGGGATACGCTGCTGGACACGCTCCTCCCCACGCAACAGGGCGTGGCAGGCATCCTGCGACGCTTTATGGAGGATGAGGCGCTTGGCGTGCTCCAGCCTGCACCCGGCCCTGCCGTGCCGTGGTGGGCGTGGACCTGGCTGACCAGCAAGGCCGCCGCACGACCTCTTCTGAAACGACTGAACATCACGCCCCCAGACGGCTATTTCGATTATCCGGCGGGCGGCATGTTCTGGGCCCGGTCGGGCGCTCTGGCTCCCCTTCTGGAGCTTCCATGGTCATCGGAGGATTTTCCGGAAGAAAGCGGACAAACGGACGGCACGACAGCCCACGCCATCGAACGCTGCATCGGCCTCGTCGCCCGTTCCACAGGGCATCGTCTTGATGAATATGACCGCAGCGCCGGTCTTGTCCGCGTCGGCTACGGGCGTCGCAACCTTGATCTGTATGAGCGACTGACTCCGAAGGATCTCGGTGCCGCCATCCACGCAGCAACGACGGTGTCCTTCGATCTGTTCGATACCCTGCTCACACGGATCGCCCTTACGCCCGACACGATCCATCACGCCGTCGCGGACCGTCTTGTCCGCACATTTCCCGAGCTTGCCCCATCCGGAGAGGAGTTTCTGTCTCTCCGCAAACAGGCCGAACACGCAGCCCGTGAAGCCCTGTTCGGCACGGACGATGTCACGCTGAATGACATCTATACGGCGCTCGCCACCCTGACAGGCTGGCCCGATGAAGCACTGACGCTGGCCCGCTCCGAAGAAGTGAGGATCGACCAGAACGTATTGCGCCCTCGCCCGGTGGTCGTAGAGGCGCTCAGACTGGCGCGGGCTGAAGGCAAAAGGACGCTGATTGTCAGCGACACCTATCTGACGCGCGCCGAACTCGATCCCGTTCTGGAGCGGACCGGCATCCTGCCTCTGATCGACGGGATCTATCTGTCGTCGGAATGCCTTGCCCGCAAGGATCGCGGCGATATGTGGGACCTTCTCCGCGCCACGGAACAGACCGACACGCTTCTGCATGTCGGCGACAACGAGCAGGCCGATATCCAGCGCACGGCGGACCTGCGGATACGCCATCACCATGTGCTGTCCGGCCTCAACATGCTGCGTCTGTCACCGCTGGCGCCGCATGTATTCGACTGTCTCGCCAGCCCGCCGGACACAGCGCGCCGCCACGCGGAACAACGACGGCTGGCAGGCGATATTCTGCTTGGGCCACTGGTCTCCGAGCTCTTTGCCTCGCCTTTCCTCGAACCGGGCACACCCGGCAGTCACGCGGCCAGCCTGACCACTCCCATCACGCTGACCTCGCCCGAAACCGTAGGGCGCGTGCTGCTTGGGCCGCTTCTGGCAACCTTCCTCGCGCGTCTGGCGCTGCATCCCGCTCTTGCCGGGCTTGAGCACCTGCATTTCCTGTCGCGTGAAGGACATTTTCTGTGCCGCCTTTACACGCTTCTCCGCACGCGCTGGTTGCCGCATCTGCCGGAAGGCACCGTGTTCCCGATCTCGCGCCGTGTTGCGATCTCCGCTTCCCAGGCGGCACGCTTCGATCCGGAAAGCCTGTTCCATGCCGGTGACGGCTATCGTGGCAGCATGGCCGATCTGCTCGCAGCACGGCTTGGCGTGATCGTCCCTGCGACCGATCCTCTGCACGACATGATCGTGGCGCTCCCTGAAGACCGGGCCACCACACGCAACCTGACGCTGCTGTTGCGCGAGACCATCCTCCAGCAGGCGCGCACCACCCGGGACGAGTTGCAGGCGTGGGCGGCGTCAAAGGGGATTCAGGTGGGCACAGAGATCAGGCGCGGCGTGGTTGACATCGGCTATGGCGGCACTATCCAGCGCCACCTCCAGACCGCGCTGGATGTGTCATTCACAGGCTTCTACATGGCCGCCGAACCGGGTACGAGGCGTGCGGAGAAAACCGGCGGTCTCGCTTTCGGCCTGCTGGCCAGTGGTGAGCGCGCGGTTGCGTTCCGGCATGAAGCGTCGATTTTCCTTGAGGCCATTCTCACCGCGCCGCATGGGCAGGTCACCGGCTACGACACCTCTGTCATACCCCTTCGCCCGCGCTTTGCTCCCGGCGGACTCAGTCAGCAGAATTTTCCGATGCTGGAGCGCATCATCGACGGCGCAGAAGCCTATCTGACTGATCTGCTCGACAGCTACGGGCCTTCGGTGCTTCAGGCCCTCCAGCACGGGGAGGCCGCCGCACTGGCGCCACTCTCCGCGCTCCAAAGCGGTGCAATCAGGCTGTCACCCGAAATATCCGGCGCTCTTTTCACCGAAGATGTCTTCTGCGGGCGTGGAGAGATTCCCGCGATAAACGAGGATTTTCCGGGGAATGCGGAAAAAATTTCAGAAAAATGA
- a CDS encoding TetR/AcrR family transcriptional regulator has product MNRKPETQSPDRRGDILEMAAQLFAERGYRGTSIRDIADRVGMLPGSLYYHITSKEALFVEIHDKAIDAAAHRVLKAMEPFSDPWKRLEVACAEMLDLQLSPDHLTLPIMNNLHAVPDDVREALVRKRDDYEMIFRRIVDDLPLPDGIDRSVYRILLLKILNTAESWYREGRLSRLEITAQIVAIFRH; this is encoded by the coding sequence GTGAACAGGAAGCCCGAAACCCAGTCTCCTGACCGGCGTGGCGACATTCTCGAAATGGCGGCGCAGCTTTTTGCCGAGCGCGGTTACAGGGGCACTTCCATCCGCGATATCGCGGATCGCGTGGGGATGCTGCCGGGGTCTCTCTATTACCACATCACCTCCAAGGAAGCCCTGTTCGTTGAAATTCACGACAAGGCGATTGATGCGGCGGCTCATCGTGTCCTGAAGGCGATGGAACCGTTTTCCGATCCCTGGAAACGGCTGGAAGTCGCCTGCGCGGAAATGCTCGACCTCCAGCTCAGTCCGGACCACCTGACGCTCCCGATCATGAACAACCTGCATGCCGTGCCGGATGACGTGCGCGAGGCGCTTGTGCGGAAGCGCGACGACTATGAAATGATCTTCCGGCGCATTGTCGATGACCTGCCGCTGCCGGACGGGATTGACCGGAGTGTGTATCGTATCCTCCTGCTCAAGATCCTGAACACGGCGGAAAGCTGGTATCGGGAGGGCAGGCTCAGCCGCCTGGAAATAACAGCCCAGATTGTCGCTATATTTCGGCACTGA
- a CDS encoding quinone-dependent dihydroorotate dehydrogenase has product MKDLTDILISPMLPLVRKLDPEQAHTLAIDALSLGVGVPAKRQKDDPALAVRTLGMRFSNPIGMAAGFDKNGRVIRPLARIGFGFVEAGTVTPRPQAGNPKPRLFRLDEDRAVINRMGFNNEGIDRFAVRLAKLQRGKGYHPGVPVGANLGINKVGADPEKDYPDLIWRVKQYADYVVLNLSSPNTPGLRSLQGAERLAGLLAAISAVHKERPPLLVKLAPDLADEEIAPIVEAAVAGGADGLIISNTTLARPATLRSRFAGEAGGLSGRPLRERALTMLKEVARLVDGRLALIGCGGIETGADVVDRIRAGADLVQVYSAFAYEGPALVGRLKREVLTILREQGVESIGDLKGADL; this is encoded by the coding sequence ATGAAAGACCTGACCGATATCCTGATTTCCCCCATGCTTCCGCTTGTCAGGAAGCTCGATCCCGAGCAGGCCCACACGCTTGCCATTGACGCCCTGTCTCTTGGTGTCGGCGTTCCGGCCAAACGCCAGAAAGATGACCCGGCACTGGCCGTGCGCACGCTGGGCATGCGCTTTTCCAATCCCATCGGCATGGCGGCGGGCTTCGACAAGAATGGCCGGGTCATCCGTCCGCTGGCGCGGATAGGGTTCGGGTTTGTGGAGGCCGGCACGGTGACGCCCCGTCCGCAGGCTGGTAACCCGAAACCGCGCCTGTTCCGGCTGGATGAAGACCGCGCGGTGATCAATCGCATGGGCTTCAATAATGAGGGTATCGACCGGTTTGCCGTGCGTCTGGCAAAGCTTCAGCGTGGCAAAGGCTATCATCCCGGCGTGCCGGTGGGCGCCAATCTCGGCATCAACAAGGTCGGCGCTGACCCGGAGAAGGATTACCCGGACCTGATCTGGCGCGTGAAGCAGTACGCCGATTATGTCGTGCTGAATCTGTCGTCGCCCAACACACCGGGGTTGCGCTCGCTTCAGGGGGCGGAGCGTCTGGCGGGACTGCTTGCCGCGATTTCGGCTGTGCATAAAGAGCGCCCCCCTTTGCTGGTCAAGCTGGCGCCTGATCTGGCGGATGAGGAAATCGCACCGATTGTGGAAGCTGCCGTTGCGGGTGGCGCGGATGGTCTGATCATCAGCAACACGACGCTGGCCCGCCCGGCGACCCTGCGCAGTCGTTTCGCCGGTGAGGCGGGCGGCCTGTCCGGTCGTCCGCTGCGGGAACGCGCGCTGACCATGCTGAAGGAGGTGGCGCGCCTTGTGGACGGACGTCTGGCGTTGATCGGCTGCGGCGGGATCGAAACTGGCGCCGACGTGGTGGATCGTATCCGCGCCGGTGCGGATCTGGTGCAGGTCTACTCCGCCTTTGCCTATGAAGGACCGGCTCTGGTCGGACGCCTCAAGCGCGAGGTGCTGACCATCCTGCGTGAACAGGGCGTTGAATCGATTGGTGACCTGAAGGGAGCTGACCTGTGA
- a CDS encoding TIGR01459 family HAD-type hydrolase — MNQGKIEALQGITPLLDRYDGFIVDLWGTVHNGVRPFPGVIDCLRALKEQGKRIVLLSNAPRPAAIIRGQLSTMGVDDTVYDGIITSGEVTWRVLAGCTDPSVARAWPWVETLGKRVFHVGGQHDLSMFDGLGVELVSNPADATFVLNTGPDERRGQTELEPYLEILSACAVRDLPMICANPDMEVMRDGVRLICAGLLAKAYEQKGGVVHWIGKPFSPVYEPVFELLGDIPKNRVLAVGDALATDIRGAASVGVDALWVLAGIHGEGLADDPALAQAEADAAGLAPVASVPAFVL, encoded by the coding sequence GTGAATCAGGGAAAGATTGAGGCGCTTCAGGGTATTACGCCGCTGCTGGATCGCTACGATGGCTTTATCGTCGATCTCTGGGGGACCGTGCATAACGGGGTTCGGCCGTTCCCGGGCGTGATCGACTGCCTTCGCGCTCTGAAGGAGCAGGGCAAGCGCATTGTTCTGCTGTCCAACGCGCCGCGTCCGGCCGCCATTATCCGTGGCCAGCTGTCGACAATGGGTGTGGATGACACGGTGTATGACGGGATCATCACCAGTGGGGAGGTGACCTGGCGGGTTCTCGCCGGGTGCACCGATCCATCGGTGGCGCGTGCATGGCCCTGGGTGGAAACTCTTGGCAAGCGTGTGTTCCATGTTGGCGGCCAGCATGACCTGTCGATGTTCGATGGGCTGGGTGTGGAGCTTGTCTCCAATCCCGCGGATGCGACGTTCGTGCTGAACACAGGGCCAGACGAGCGCCGGGGACAGACGGAACTGGAGCCATATCTGGAAATTCTCTCGGCCTGCGCCGTGCGTGACCTGCCGATGATCTGCGCCAATCCGGATATGGAGGTGATGCGCGATGGCGTTCGCCTGATCTGCGCGGGACTGCTGGCGAAGGCGTATGAGCAGAAAGGTGGCGTTGTCCACTGGATCGGCAAACCCTTTTCGCCTGTTTACGAACCGGTGTTCGAATTGCTTGGTGACATACCGAAAAACCGGGTTCTGGCGGTAGGTGATGCGTTGGCCACCGATATTCGGGGCGCCGCGAGTGTTGGTGTCGATGCGCTGTGGGTGCTGGCGGGCATTCATGGTGAAGGGCTGGCCGATGATCCGGCTTTGGCGCAGGCGGAGGCAGATGCGGCCGGGCTGGCTCCCGTAGCGAGCGTGCCTGCATTTGTTCTGTAG
- a CDS encoding Fe2+-dependent dioxygenase → MLVHIPKVLTQEELVHCRKSLEQSEWVDGKVTAGEQSAKAKYNLQIPQDSEVALELGDIILRALGRSALFTTAALPLRVFPPLFNRYDEGMRFHAHVDNAIRPLPETGFRIRTDVSSTLFLSDPEEYEGGELVIEDTYGSHKVKFPAGDMVLYPATSLHSVAPITHGSRWASFFWTQSMVKDDGKRTLLYNFDQSIIAVRSDLSDDHPAVLGLTATYHNLVREWAEL, encoded by the coding sequence GTGCTGGTGCATATTCCCAAGGTTCTGACCCAGGAAGAACTTGTTCATTGTCGCAAGTCTCTTGAGCAGTCGGAATGGGTTGACGGCAAGGTGACGGCGGGTGAGCAATCGGCAAAAGCAAAATATAATCTGCAGATCCCACAGGATTCCGAAGTGGCCCTTGAGTTGGGGGACATCATTCTCAGGGCGCTGGGCCGGAGTGCGCTCTTTACGACTGCCGCCTTGCCGTTGCGTGTCTTTCCACCGCTGTTCAATCGTTATGATGAAGGCATGCGGTTTCACGCGCATGTGGATAATGCCATTCGCCCTTTGCCTGAAACAGGTTTTCGGATCCGGACGGATGTTTCCTCCACCCTGTTTCTCAGTGATCCGGAGGAGTATGAGGGCGGTGAGCTGGTGATCGAAGACACATACGGCAGCCATAAGGTAAAATTTCCAGCTGGCGACATGGTTCTGTATCCGGCTACCAGCTTGCATTCTGTGGCTCCCATCACGCACGGAAGCCGTTGGGCCTCATTTTTCTGGACGCAGTCTATGGTGAAAGATGATGGAAAAAGAACGCTTCTTTATAATTTTGATCAATCCATCATTGCGGTGCGGAGCGATCTCTCAGACGATCATCCTGCTGTTCTTGGACTGACCGCGACCTATCATAATCTCGTCCGGGAATGGGCGGAACTATGA